In the Blattabacterium sp. (Blattella germanica) str. Bge genome, TCTGAAAATGTTTTTCCAGTTATATTTTTTATGGGTTTAAAAACAATAGGATGAAAGGATATTATCAGATTACACTTTTTATTAATAGATTCATAAAAAACCTCTTCTGTGAGATCTAAAGTAATCAATACATTTCTTATTTTTTGATGAAACGATCCAACTATCAATCCAACGTTATCATAGGAATCTGCATATTCTATAGGGGCTAGACTTTCTAATTTATCAGCTATATCTCTTACGAAGACTTCCATGTTAAAAACATTCCTACACAAACAAATTTATCAAAAAAAATTGATTTTTATAATATTATTGTATATAAATATAAAATAAAAACAAAAAAATAATTATGAATCTCATTCGTAAAAAACCAAAGTGGATAAAAGTAAAATTGCCAATGAATAAAAATTATCATGAATTGCAAAAACTAGTTTCTTTGCATAAATTAAATACGATTTGTCAAAGTGGAAGTTGTCCTAATATAGGAGAATGTTGGGGAAAAGGGGTAGCCACTTTTATGATATTGGGAAATATTTGTACAAGATCTTGTAGATTTTGTGGAGTCAAAACAGGACAACCTGAAAAAGTAGATTGGAAGGAACCAAATAAAGTAGCAGAATCTATAAAAATATTGAAAATCAAACATGCAGTATTAACTTCTGTCAATAGAGATGATTTAAAAGATATGGGATCTTCTATCTGGGTCAAAACTATACAAAAAGTACGATTTTTAAATCCAAATATCACAATAGAAGCTTTAATCCCTGATTTTAAAGGAGAAAAAAAAATAATAGATAAAATCATTGATGTTCAACCAGAAGTCATTTCTCACAATCTGGAAACAGTTCCAAGATTAACAAAAAAAATCCGGATTCAAGCTAAATATGATCGTAGCCTTGGAGTTTTGCAATATATCAAAGAAAAAAATCATAATATTCGCACAAAAACAGGAATCATGTTAGGATTAGGAGAAACAAAAGAAGAAATCATTGATACGATGAAAGATATGATAAAATCGAAGGTAGATATTCTAACAATGGGACAATATTTACAACCTTCTTTAAAACACTATCCTGTTCGTTTTTTTGTTTTTCCAGAACAATTCAAAGAATTAAAAGAAATTGGATTAAAAATGGGATTTAAATATGTAGAAAGTGGTCCATTGGTACGGTCTTCTTATCATGCAGAAAAACATGTAAGGTGAATTAATAATTTTTTTCTTCCTTACCAAAAGAATACTTATATTTTTTTTCATTCCATATTTTCTTTTCATGAAGAAAATTTTTAATGCAAAATGATACAGATTTTTCATTTTCTAGTTTTGAAAATAAGATCAGTTGTTCTATAGAACGGGTGGTAGCTACGTATAATAGATTGATATTATCAAATACTGTATTTGATAGGTAATTTTCATAGAAATTCCGGATGTTCC is a window encoding:
- the lipA gene encoding lipoyl synthase; translated protein: MNLIRKKPKWIKVKLPMNKNYHELQKLVSLHKLNTICQSGSCPNIGECWGKGVATFMILGNICTRSCRFCGVKTGQPEKVDWKEPNKVAESIKILKIKHAVLTSVNRDDLKDMGSSIWVKTIQKVRFLNPNITIEALIPDFKGEKKIIDKIIDVQPEVISHNLETVPRLTKKIRIQAKYDRSLGVLQYIKEKNHNIRTKTGIMLGLGETKEEIIDTMKDMIKSKVDILTMGQYLQPSLKHYPVRFFVFPEQFKELKEIGLKMGFKYVESGPLVRSSYHAEKHVR